In Halopelagius longus, the following proteins share a genomic window:
- a CDS encoding helix-turn-helix transcriptional regulator: MRSEDISETLRLLCRRENVLRHLDSNGSRKQDLLSDLAVSRSTIDRSLRELTDAGFAVRSDGVYRRTLAGELALEEYDRVSRRLDGLLRSPSFLDGLPAESDADPALFDGATVSEAERQSPYAPILAFTDLLEKSSYVVGFASAVFPAEVEAYRDQLRSGELVSRMVVTDSVCERLVSQYGEVVREGLATGRIDIRRAPDLPSYTLVVGSTADCAEVGLVSHTSNGVRGVLRNDDPEAVEWARRRIATYWRTAEAVCPPDSGDD; the protein is encoded by the coding sequence ATGCGGTCGGAGGATATCTCGGAGACGCTCAGGTTGCTCTGTCGCCGCGAGAACGTCCTTCGTCACCTCGACTCGAACGGCAGTCGGAAGCAGGACCTCCTGTCTGACCTCGCCGTCTCGCGGTCCACCATCGACCGTTCGCTCCGCGAGTTGACCGATGCGGGCTTCGCCGTCCGGTCCGACGGCGTCTACCGCCGGACGCTGGCGGGCGAACTGGCGTTAGAGGAGTACGACCGCGTCTCCCGCCGACTCGACGGCCTCTTGAGGTCGCCTTCCTTCCTCGACGGACTCCCCGCTGAGAGCGACGCGGACCCCGCTCTGTTCGACGGCGCGACGGTCTCTGAGGCGGAGCGACAGTCGCCGTACGCGCCGATTCTCGCCTTCACCGACCTCCTCGAGAAGTCGTCGTACGTCGTCGGGTTCGCCTCCGCCGTCTTCCCGGCCGAGGTGGAGGCGTACCGGGACCAACTGCGAAGCGGCGAGTTGGTCTCCCGGATGGTCGTCACCGACTCGGTCTGCGAACGACTCGTCTCCCAGTACGGCGAGGTGGTTCGGGAGGGTCTGGCGACCGGACGAATCGACATCAGGCGCGCGCCGGACCTGCCCTCGTACACCCTCGTCGTCGGTTCGACGGCAGACTGCGCGGAGGTCGGACTCGTCTCCCACACGTCGAACGGCGTCCGAGGGGTCCTCCGCAACGACGACCCGGAGGCCGTCGAGTGGGCGCGGCGGCGAATCGCGACGTACTGGCGCACCGCGGAGGCGGTCTGTCCGCCCGACTCCGGCGACGACTGA
- a CDS encoding pyridoxal phosphate-dependent aminotransferase, with translation MFPTLPYLEWIDGRTEAAEHDFGSSDLRSSADDGAVVPEPLRGRSVPDDTSLRARVAAEYDADEENVLVTAGATQANFLAAAAAIDLASTPDADRRPQVLAEKPGYQPLVVTPEAFGARVDRFLRPDEEGFPLDPNRISNAVSDAFALAVATNRHNPSGNLSDRETVAEAARACGDADGYLLVDEVYAPYVRDDDEGASSVRAFGGPTGAGLPNTVVTGSLTKFYGLGGLRVGWLIGPTELVERAREVAYHLSPVAEPSRRLARRAVHDASELTASARDHLAENHELLESFLADHEALSGRVHSGSPFALLSHADATGDEFAAAAWDRDILVVPGRFFNRPDHFRLALGRPPEEMAAGLDALSEVVESFAESE, from the coding sequence ATGTTCCCGACGCTCCCCTACCTCGAGTGGATCGACGGCCGCACGGAGGCCGCGGAACACGACTTCGGGTCGAGCGACCTCCGGTCGTCCGCCGACGACGGGGCCGTCGTCCCCGAACCCCTCCGCGGCCGTTCGGTCCCCGACGACACCTCCCTCCGGGCGCGAGTGGCCGCCGAGTACGACGCGGACGAGGAGAACGTGCTGGTGACCGCGGGCGCGACGCAGGCGAACTTTCTCGCCGCGGCGGCCGCGATCGACCTCGCGTCGACGCCGGACGCGGACCGCAGACCGCAGGTCCTCGCCGAGAAACCGGGCTACCAACCGCTGGTCGTCACGCCGGAGGCGTTCGGCGCGCGGGTGGACCGCTTCCTCCGCCCGGACGAAGAAGGGTTTCCTCTGGACCCGAATCGCATCTCGAACGCCGTCTCCGACGCGTTCGCACTCGCGGTGGCGACGAACCGACACAACCCGAGCGGTAACCTCTCGGACCGCGAGACGGTGGCCGAGGCGGCGCGGGCGTGCGGCGACGCCGACGGCTACCTCCTCGTGGACGAGGTGTACGCGCCGTACGTGCGCGACGACGACGAGGGGGCGTCGTCGGTCCGGGCGTTCGGCGGTCCGACGGGCGCGGGCCTGCCGAACACCGTCGTCACCGGGTCGCTGACGAAGTTCTACGGCCTCGGCGGCCTCCGGGTCGGATGGTTGATCGGTCCGACCGAACTCGTCGAACGCGCCCGCGAGGTGGCGTACCACCTCTCGCCCGTCGCGGAACCGAGTCGCCGCCTCGCCCGCCGCGCGGTCCACGACGCGTCCGAACTGACCGCCTCGGCGCGGGACCACCTCGCGGAGAACCACGAACTCCTCGAATCGTTCCTCGCGGACCACGAGGCTCTCTCCGGGCGCGTCCACTCCGGGAGTCCGTTCGCCCTCCTGTCGCACGCCGACGCCACCGGCGACGAGTTCGCCGCGGCAGCGTGGGACCGGGATATCTTGGTCGTCCCCGGGCGCTTCTTCAACCGACCGGACCACTTCCGACTCGCCCTCGGCCGACCGCCCGAGGAGATGGCCGCCGGACTCGACGCCCTCTCCGAGGTGGTCGAGTCGTTCGCGGAGTCCGAGTAG
- a CDS encoding FAD-binding and (Fe-S)-binding domain-containing protein has translation MASNTRDAVEDPSADERANYDYVSDDVDRPGLVSDLETLVAGDVRFDSYTRQQYATDASAYEKTPIGVVMPESTEDVVAVVEYCAEREIPVLPRGGGTSLAGQTVNEAVVLDLMKHMDEVRSIDPDAETARAQVGARLGDLNAELKPHGLKFAPDPAWGDKSALGGAIGNNSTGSHSLKYGKTDYYLEEAEVVLADGTVTTFGEVSVETLREEGDSEGDLEARIYAEVARILDEEAEEIAEAYPDLKRNVSGYNLDMLVDEMRGERRLPDDSGVDPESEPGTVNLARLLAGSEGTLAIVTEATVSLEPIPNTASVALLTYPDVVSAMEDVAPILEHDPAAVEVMDDVLLDLARNTAEFKDVVGMLPDGTDAVLLVEFYAEDDEEGRRKVANLVADRAPASDSVADPAAGAAETTRKPPTALTAMEAHDAETRAKFWKMRKSGLPILLSRTTDEKHVAYIEDTAIPAENLPAYVSDVQEILDEYDTFASYYAHAGPGVLHIRPLVNTKTVEGLAEFEAIADEMTDLVVKYGGSVSGEHGDGRARTQWNRKLYGDDLWRTFRDLKSAFDPDWLLNPGNICGDHDMTENLRFSPDYEFDAGFDPSLNWENENGFQGMAELCHGCAGCRGPQETTGGVMCPTFRAEEEEVLSTRGRANMLRQAMSGGLPEEEMFEDEFVHEVLDLCIGCKGCTKDCPSEVDMAKMRTEVLHEHHQRNGSSLRDRMFANIETLSKVGSALAPLSNVASKVPGARTVMEKTLGIAKERELPTFHRETFVEWFDGRGRSGVPEAQADRKVLLFPDTYTNYNHPDAGKAAVRALEAAGVHVRIPDGVADSGRPAHSKGFIDRARRAAERNVAVLSPLVAEGWDVVVVEPSDAVMFQHDYLDLLSGESVERVAASTYGVMEYFDTFDLLADPLVEPNAPSLKLTYHGHCHQKSTKKDHHAVAVLDEAGYRVDPLDSTCCGMAGSFGYEAEHYSMSKAIGEVLSEQVAASDGDTVVAPGASCRSQIGEFDGETEEPPHPVEMLADALV, from the coding sequence ATGGCATCGAACACGCGCGACGCGGTCGAGGACCCGTCGGCCGACGAGAGGGCGAACTACGACTACGTGAGCGACGACGTGGACCGACCGGGCCTCGTCTCGGACCTCGAAACGCTGGTCGCGGGCGACGTTCGGTTCGACTCCTACACCCGACAGCAGTACGCCACCGACGCCTCGGCGTACGAAAAAACACCCATCGGGGTGGTGATGCCGGAGTCCACCGAGGACGTGGTCGCCGTCGTGGAGTACTGCGCGGAGCGAGAGATTCCCGTCCTCCCCCGCGGCGGCGGCACGAGTCTCGCCGGGCAGACGGTCAACGAGGCGGTGGTGCTGGACCTGATGAAGCACATGGACGAGGTGCGGTCGATAGACCCCGACGCCGAGACGGCCCGGGCGCAGGTGGGGGCTCGACTCGGCGACCTGAACGCCGAACTGAAGCCGCACGGACTGAAGTTCGCGCCCGACCCCGCGTGGGGCGACAAGTCCGCCCTCGGCGGCGCTATCGGCAACAACTCCACCGGGTCCCACTCGCTGAAGTACGGCAAGACGGACTACTACCTCGAAGAGGCGGAAGTCGTCCTCGCGGACGGCACCGTCACCACCTTCGGCGAGGTGTCGGTCGAAACGCTCCGCGAGGAGGGCGACTCGGAAGGTGACCTCGAAGCGCGCATCTACGCCGAAGTCGCGCGCATCTTGGACGAGGAGGCCGAGGAGATAGCGGAGGCGTACCCCGACCTGAAGCGGAACGTCTCGGGGTACAACCTCGACATGCTGGTCGACGAGATGCGGGGCGAACGGCGACTGCCGGACGACTCCGGCGTCGACCCCGAGAGCGAACCGGGGACGGTGAACCTCGCGCGCTTGCTCGCCGGGTCCGAGGGAACGCTGGCGATAGTCACGGAGGCGACGGTGTCGCTGGAACCCATCCCGAACACCGCGTCCGTGGCGCTTCTGACGTACCCCGACGTGGTGAGTGCGATGGAGGACGTCGCACCCATCCTCGAACACGACCCCGCGGCGGTGGAGGTGATGGACGACGTGCTGTTGGACCTCGCGCGGAACACCGCCGAGTTCAAAGACGTGGTGGGGATGCTCCCCGACGGGACGGACGCCGTCCTCCTCGTGGAGTTCTACGCCGAGGACGACGAGGAGGGAAGACGGAAGGTGGCGAACCTCGTCGCCGACCGCGCGCCGGCGTCCGACTCCGTCGCGGACCCCGCGGCGGGCGCGGCGGAGACGACGCGAAAGCCGCCGACGGCGCTGACGGCGATGGAGGCCCACGACGCCGAGACGCGCGCGAAGTTCTGGAAGATGCGCAAGTCCGGCCTCCCCATCCTCCTCTCGCGGACGACCGACGAGAAGCACGTCGCCTACATCGAGGACACCGCCATCCCGGCGGAGAACCTCCCGGCGTACGTCTCCGACGTGCAGGAGATCCTCGACGAGTACGACACGTTCGCCAGTTACTACGCCCACGCCGGGCCGGGCGTCCTCCACATCCGCCCCCTCGTGAACACGAAGACCGTCGAGGGACTGGCGGAGTTCGAGGCCATCGCCGACGAGATGACCGACCTCGTGGTGAAGTACGGCGGGTCGGTCTCGGGCGAACACGGCGACGGCCGCGCCCGCACCCAGTGGAACCGCAAACTGTACGGCGACGACCTCTGGCGAACGTTCCGCGACCTGAAGTCGGCGTTCGACCCCGACTGGTTGCTCAATCCGGGGAACATCTGCGGCGACCACGACATGACGGAGAACCTGCGGTTCTCGCCCGACTACGAGTTCGACGCGGGGTTCGACCCCTCGCTGAACTGGGAGAACGAGAACGGCTTTCAGGGGATGGCGGAACTCTGCCACGGGTGCGCCGGGTGTCGCGGCCCGCAGGAGACGACGGGCGGGGTGATGTGCCCGACGTTCCGCGCGGAGGAAGAGGAGGTGCTCTCCACGCGCGGGCGGGCGAACATGCTCCGACAGGCGATGAGCGGCGGGTTGCCCGAAGAGGAGATGTTCGAAGACGAGTTCGTCCACGAGGTGTTGGACCTCTGTATCGGCTGTAAGGGCTGTACGAAGGACTGCCCGAGCGAGGTCGATATGGCGAAGATGCGGACGGAGGTGCTCCACGAGCACCACCAACGCAACGGGTCGTCGCTCCGCGACAGGATGTTCGCCAACATCGAGACGCTCTCGAAGGTCGGAAGCGCCCTCGCGCCCCTCTCGAACGTCGCCTCGAAGGTGCCCGGCGCGCGGACGGTGATGGAGAAGACGCTCGGCATCGCGAAGGAACGCGAGTTGCCGACGTTCCACCGCGAGACGTTCGTCGAGTGGTTCGACGGTCGGGGCCGGTCGGGCGTCCCCGAGGCGCAGGCCGACCGCAAGGTGCTGTTGTTCCCCGACACGTACACCAACTACAACCACCCCGACGCGGGCAAAGCGGCGGTTCGCGCCCTCGAAGCGGCCGGCGTCCACGTCCGGATTCCCGACGGCGTCGCGGACTCCGGCCGCCCCGCCCACTCGAAGGGCTTCATCGACAGGGCGCGCCGCGCCGCCGAACGGAACGTGGCGGTCCTCTCGCCCCTCGTCGCCGAGGGGTGGGACGTGGTCGTGGTCGAACCCTCGGACGCCGTGATGTTCCAGCACGACTACCTCGATCTGCTCTCCGGCGAGAGCGTCGAACGGGTGGCGGCGAGCACCTACGGCGTGATGGAGTACTTCGATACGTTCGACCTCTTGGCGGACCCACTCGTCGAACCGAACGCCCCCTCGCTGAAACTCACGTACCACGGCCACTGCCACCAGAAGTCCACGAAGAAGGACCACCACGCGGTGGCCGTCCTCGACGAGGCGGGCTACCGGGTGGACCCCTTAGATTCGACGTGTTGCGGCATGGCCGGGAGCTTCGGCTACGAGGCCGAACACTACTCGATGTCGAAGGCTATCGGCGAGGTGCTCTCGGAGCAGGTGGCGGCATCCGACGGCGATACGGTCGTCGCGCCGGGCGCGTCCTGCCGGTCCCAGATCGGCGAGTTCGACGGCGAGACCGAGGAACCGCCGCACCCCGTGGAGATGCTGGCCGACGCGTTGGTCTGA